TGAACATTCGCTTCTTTGAACACTTAAAAGGATAGGGGAGTCAGCCGTGAATTATTCTTTATTAATGGCCCTTGTGATCCTGACGCCGTTTGTAGGCTTTCTAATCAACGGTCTTCGTTATAAAAAACACTCTGCAAATCTTGCGGGTACAATCGCAACGATCGCAGTGGGTATTTCTTTTATCTGCTCTATCATCTTGGTGGCAGACCTAATCAGCCTTCCAGAAGAAACTCGCAAAATTGCAGTAAGCTTCTTTGACTGGATGGCGATTGATAAACTTAAAGTCAGCGCAGGATTTGTGATCGACCAAATCAGCGCGATCATGATTTTAGTTATCACGGGTGTTGGTACTTTGATTCACTTGTTCTCTATCGGGTACATGCACCACGATAAGGGTGCAGCGAAGTATTTTTCTTACTTGAATCTTTTCATCTTCAACATGTTGTTGCTAGTTCTTGGTGATAACTTGCTTGTGATGTTCGTAGGTTGGGAAGGTGTGGGTCTTTGCTCATACTTACTAATCGGTTTCTGGTTCACGGATAAAGAAAAAGCAGCAGCTGGTATGAAAGCCTTCGTAACGAATCGTATCGGTGACGCGGCTTTCTTGCTTGGTATGTTTGTTTTGTTCCTGACTTTCGGAACTTTGAATTTCGCTGAACTAAATGCTTTAGCGCCAACTACTGTTGAGGCTTCTTGGTTGGGTGCTGCGACGTTGGGAACATTGTTCTTGTTCATCGGCGCTACTGGTAAATCAGCGCAAATACCATTGTACGTTTGGCTTCCAGACGCGATGGCGGGTCCGACTCCAGTATCTGCACTAATCCATGCGGCGACGATGGTTACTGCCGGTGTTTACATGATCGTTCGTTTAAACCCAATGTTCATGGCGGCTCCTAATACAATGATGGTTATCGCTATCATCGGTGCGGCGACTGCGGTTTTTGCGGCAACAATCGGTATCACTCAAAACGATATCAAAAAAGTTTTGGCATATTCTACAGTTTCACAACTTGGGTATATGTTCCTAGCTTGCGGTGTGGGCGCGTTCGGGGCAGCAATGTTCCACTTGATGACTCACGCATTCTTTAAAGCCCTTATGTTCTTGGGTTCAGGTTCAGTGATCCATGCGATGCACGAAGAACAAGACATCCGTAAAATGGGTGGCTTGAAAAAATATCTTCCGATCACTCACTTGACGTTCTTCCTGGGTTGGCTAGCGATTATTGGTATGCCGCCGTTTGCTGGTTTCTTCTCTAAAGATGAAATCTTAGCTTACGCTTTCAACTCTCCACTAGGTTCACCAGTGCTTTGGGCAATGGGTGCGATCGGTGCAACTTTGACAGCGTTTTATATGACACGCTTAATGGCGCTTACTTTCTGGGGTAAAAGCCGTGTACCTAGCGACATTCATCCACATGAATCGCCAGCGTTGATGTTGATCCCACTTATCGTTCTTGGCGTCTTGTCAGTGATCGGTGGTTGGATTGGTATCCCGCACGTGATTGGTGAATATCTTGGTCACATTCCAAATGTGTGGGAACACTGGTTACATCCTTTGATTAAGCCAATTCCTGGCTTCCACCATTTGGATGCAGTGACAGAGTTTACACTGATGGGTATTTCAGTAACTTTGGCAGCGATTTCTGCGGCAGTTGCTTACCACTTCTATGTGCGTTCGCCTGAAACTCCAAACCGCGTGGCTGAAAAAATTAAGCCGATCTACAACGTGGTTTACCACAAGTACTTTGTTGATGAGGGCTACTTCGCATTCATCATCAATCCGCTTGTGAATATCAGCCGTAATACTTGGTATTATGTTGATGTGAACTTTATCGACAAAATGACTTATCTTGCGGGCGATTTAGTTCGCGGCATGGGTTCTTTTGCTCGCTCTATTCAAACCGGTAATATGCAACAGTACGCGATGTACATCGGTATCGGTGTTGTTGTTGCTCTTTCATTTGTGATCATGAGGTAATGATATGATCCTGAGTAGCTTAGTTTTCCTACCTCTATTGTTTGCTCTGCTAGTGATGGTTTGGCCGAAATCAAATACGGTCAGACATCTTGCTTTGGGTTTATCAGTTATCGAATTCTTGCTAAGTCTTGCGATCTTCCGCCAGTACGACGCTAACAGCGCCGGCTTGCAGATGGTTGAACAGTTCATGTGGATTGAAAGATTCGGAATTCAATACTTCATGGGTATTGACGGGATTTCATTGTGGTTGGTTCTTCTAACTACGTTCCTTACTCCGATCATTATCCTAGCAAGCTGGTCTTCAATCACCGAAAGAGTTAAAGGTTTCCACGCAGCGATGTTTGTTTTGCAAACAGCGATGATCGGAACATTCTTGGCTCTTGATGCAGTTTTCTTCTATGTATTCTGGGAATTGTCACTAGTGCCAATGTACTTCATGGTTGGTATCTGGGGTGGTGCTCGCAGAATTTATGCGACAGTAAAATTCTTCATCTATACTTTCGCGGGTTCTGTGATGATGTTAGTTGCGATCATTTATATGATGTACCTAACTCAAGAAGCTACAGGCCAAATGAGCGCAAGTCTTTTGGACTTCTATAAATTGCAAATTCCGTTTGTTGGCGGCACGTTCTTTAGCTTGCAAACTCTTTTGTTCTTCGCTTTTGCTTTGGCATTTGCGATCAAAGTTCCGGTATTCCCACTTCACACATGGTTACCTGATGCCCACGTTGAAGCACCAACTCCAGGTTCAGTCATTCTTGCTGGTGTTATGCTTAAGATGGGTACTTACGGTTTCATGCGCTGGGTGATCCCTCTTTTCCCAGAGGCTTCTGAATACTGGGCATGGTTGTTCATGCTTATCGGTGCAGTAGGTATCATTTACGGCGCCTTGGTAGCGATGGTTCAACCGGATGTGAAAAAACTTGTCGCGTATTCTTCAGTTTCGCACATGGGTTACATCCTGCTTGGTCTTTTTGCTTTCAACGCTTACGGTATGGCCGGTGGTTTATACCAAATGTTGAATCACGGTATTTCAACTGGCGCGCTGTTCATTCTGATCGGTATGATCTATGAAAGAACGCATTCCCGTGAAATTTCTAAATACGGTGGTTTGGCTAGCGCCTTGCCTCTATTCACGATCTTCTTCTTTATCATCACGCTTTCTTCGATTGCGGTTCCGATGACGAACGGCTTCGTAGGTGAGTTCTTGATTCTTTTAGGAACTTTCCAAGCACAACCAGAATTTGCATACTTTGCAGTAACAGGTGTGGTGCTTGGTGCGGTTTATATGTTGTGGATGTTTAAGCGCGTGTTCTTCGGTGAAAAAGGGGAGCTTGTCGCTGACGAACATCACCCACTTCATGATTTGAATGCGCGTGAAATCGCAGTTCTTGTGCCACTGGTTGTCATGGTTTTCTGGATGGGATTATTCCCGAACCATTTCCTTGATTTCTCTAAAGCAAGTATTGATCACTTGGTGAACAACAGAACGAACTACAATCTGACTATCGTAGAACCTGGAACGGCCGCTTCAACTCAGGCCGCTCAGGGAGGTAACTAATGAACGCAGCAACTATCGGCTTAAGCGACATCCTGTTGGTATCACCAATGCTAGCGTTGTTTTTGGTGAGCTTAATCCCAATCACAGCTAAAGTTTTGCGCAATAACCGTGAACAACATCCACTTGTGACTTTGTCACAAGCTTTGATCGGTATCGTGATCGCAATTGGTTTATTGATTGTTTTCGGCGGTGGCGGAAAAACAGCTTTCAATAACGGTTTGATCTTTGATGGTGTAACTCAATGGATGGGTATCATTGCTTTAGCATCAGCGGGTGCTGGTATGGTGATGATGTACGAAAATCCATCAACGACAGGAAAACAATTCTCTGAATTGATCTTCCTTGCGATGAGCTCTGCGATCGGGATGTTAATCCTTGTTTCGGCTGTGGATCTTTTAATGGTGTTCATCGGCCTAGAGTTAATGTCATTGGCTCTATATTTGATGATCGGCATGAGCCATGAAGAGAAACTTTCAAAAGAAGCCTCACTTAAGTATTTCATCTTGGGATCTTTTGCTTCAGCGATCTTCTTGTACGGTGTTGCATTCATCTTTGGATCTACGGGTGGAACAAACATCCTAAATTTCATGGAAACAGCGGCAGAGCTTGTTCAATCAAGCCGCATGTTCTTATTCGGTATGACGTTTGTGATCTTGGGCTTCTGCTTTAAGGTTTCAATCTTCCCATTCCATGCTTGGACTCCGGATGTTTACCAAGGTTCTCCAACTCCGCACACGGCATTCATGGCTACGGCGGTAAAAACGGTTTCGTTTGCAGCTTTCTTAAGAGTGATTGCGACGAAATCTTTGGTTGGTTCAGATCACCTTTTTGATATCTTGCAATGGCTAGCGGTTCTAACAATGATCGTTGGTAATGCGGCTGCGATCATGCAGAACAACTTAAAACGCATGATTGCTTATTCATCTGTTGCTCACTCTGGTTACTTATTAATCGGCGTGATCACGGCGGGAGTAAGTGACAGCGGTGCTTTCGGTGCTTCTGGTGTGATCTTCTATCTTCTAGGTTACGGCTTGATGACTATCGGTGCGCTAGCAATCGCAAGCATGCTTGAAAAATCTGAAAACCACATCATCAACATCGACGATCTTAGTGGCTTCGCAAAACAAAGACCAATGTTAGCTCTTTGCTTAACTGTGTTCTTGTTATCACTTGCTGGTATTCCACCAACACTTGGATTCTTCGGTAAGTTCTATCTATTCAATGCAGCTATCGGAGAAGGTCTTCTTTGGTTAGCAGTATGGGGTATGTTGAGCTCTGTTATCGCAGTTTATTACTACCTTCGCCCGATCGTTGTTATGTACATGAAAGAAGGAAACGCGGAAATCGCGGGTCATTCATTGAATGCAACGACGGTAACAGCGGTAGTTATGGCTTTAGCAATTGTTTTGATGGGCTTTGTTTCTGGCCCGATCTTCGCGGCAGTAGAAGCAAGTCTTCTGTAAGCGGCGAATGAAAAGGGCCCATCTGACTTCGTTGGAGGCCCTTTTACTTCTCTCCGACGTAGCTCTGCTCTCCGCCTCCGTTCCGCAAAAGAACCTCCGCCTCGCATATGAACCCTTTTGATTCGCCTTAAACAAGGCCGGTTAAAAGGGTTTTTTTATTTTAAAGGTCGTAGTGTCTCATGGCGCTAATGCCAGATTTGAATCCGATGCGCACGATGCGTGCTAGGATTTCGGGGCTTAAGCTGAAATGATCGACAAAGAACATTTCATAGTTTTGCGGGCGCGGGGAGATGTAAATATAATCAACTTCGGGTCTGTAGTTCACACGAGCTCTAATGATTTCAAGTAGTTTCTCGCGATGTTCAGATGGCAAGTTCATTTGTTTAAAGTATCCATCAACGGCGTTATAGATGCCTTTGATGTCGTTTTTATACTGAATATGACGGGCAATCTTTTGCTGAACCACTTGATACAAAGCTTGGTTGGCGATCAATGGAATTCCGTAATCGTGAAGCGAGCCCATTTCTTTCGTGTAGTGATAAGGCTGAATAGAAAAAGAAGAAATAACTAAATCAGCCCCATTATCAGCAGCAACGTGAGTTGAAAGAGTGTCGCGAATCTCGCCATCATAATAAAAGAACTCTTTACCATCAGGACGCTTAATTCCGTAAGGCGCAAACACCGGCGGAAGAGCTGTGGAACAAGCAACGGCATCACTTATGGTTGCATAGTTAATATACTTAGTAGTTTCGGTTTTATAGGATTCAGGGAAATTACCAAAGATAGCTTTGCGGGAATGGTTTAACTGAGTTCCGATAACATAAAGCTCAACCCCTAAACGGCTAAAGTCATTGTCTAGCAAAACTTCTTTGCGCAGATAGCTTTCCATACCTTTAGTGGAAAATAGACCGTTTAGCTTAAGTCCGTTTTTTAAAAGAGATTCAAAGCCTCCAGTAACCAGGGCTTTTTCCATCAACGTGCGCGGAATGAATTTCAATAGGCCACTAGAGTTAAGATTAAAAATATCGCGATAAGAAATCGGCTTAAGATAACGAAGATCTGATTTTTCAAATGTCGGTGAAGTTCCAGACCCCACTTGAAAGGCGTTAACTAAAGATTCAACTGAATACCCAGCAGCTAAAATGGAAGCGACAAAAGCTCCAGCGCTAGATCCGACGTACAAACGGATCGTCATGGGGTCATTTTCATTGGTATTCTGACGCACCATCTCTTTAGTTCCACCGGCGAACTTGAAGCCTTTTTCTTGCAATGCAAGGCAAACGCCGATGTGAAAAGCAGCGGCCTTAATCCCGCCACCACTAAGAACTAGAGCAATCTTTTTCTTATCACGAATACGTACCATCTCTTTAAGTATTGAATTTTCATGGGAAAGGAGCAAAGAATTCTTTCGCCATTTGATTTTACAGCATGACTAAGGGTTGCGTAGTCAGACAAAAGTCCAGTGAATAGGCGTTGAATAGCCAGATCAAGGTCCTGAAATTAAAAACTTCTTGAATATGCATTGATTCTAAATTTGACAGACCGAAGTCGTGTGATAGTGTTGGCTATGCAGGCTGAGTAGGGTGACCACCTAACCAAAAGGCTTGCAGAAGCTTTAGCAGAAGCTGAAGTTAGAGGATTTGATGAACGTTGAAACTTATGGTTCTTGGTTACCGCTAACGGATTACTCCACTAAATATAAAATTAGTGTGAGCACACTCCGCCGTAGAATCAAAGCCGACGACATCAATTACCGATTTGAAGACGGCAAGTACTTCATCATGGACGAACCGATGGGTACCCATCAAAGAGTACATCGCCCCTCCCAAGAAAGCGACCTTGCTTTGGTGGGTGCTCATCAAGGAATGATGAAAGGTAACGACACTATGTCTGCTTCTTCAAAAGATGATTTAAAGGCTCAGGACCTAGATAAATCCGTCAAAGCAAACAAGGATGAGCCGATCCTCACTGCCGCAAACAAACTTTTAAACGAACTTAAAAAAGCCTACACCCAAATCTTACAAGAAAAGGAAGAACAAATCTTCCAACTCAAAGACGAAGTGTCAGACTTAAAAACCTTAGTGCGCGTTTTGGAACAAGAAAACGACCGCCTTAAGGGTTTTAAACAATAGAAGGCTTTCGGTTTTCCGAAGGCCCCCTCCCGTACTTTCTCTCTTTAAATATTTGAATTCTTAGGTCTGGTGAAAAAGGCAAGTATGCCGCACACGACGATCACGCCCAAAGTTATCTGAAGGCCGTGATAGATATCTCCCGTTTGTTCAAAGTAAGAAGTCGTCATCGTTTGCAAAACAGCACCCAGCAAAATCAAACCAAAATTATAAGTAAAGCCAAAGGCAAGCCCGATATATTGTTTAGGCATCAGATCACACAATAGAGCGGCTAAACTTGCTTGGCTTAAAGTCAGCAGTATTCCGTAAATAACGATCAATGTGATCATCTCCATATATCGATCTTGAACTAGATTGGTAAATTCAAGCCCCTTAAAAAATGGAATAAAAAATAGAGCGCCTAAAATGATACCGCTAAAAACAAATTTTAAGCGCCCATAATTATCAGACATCCACCCAAACACCGGAAAAAAAGGCAAGGCAAGCAGGCTTGAAATACCAATGATAAAACTGGATTGGTCTGTACTTAGTTTTAAGACGGGGCCCATGAAGTAGCCTCTAAAGACGATGAAAAAGAAAAACATCACTCCGGCAGAGGCGGTGACCAACAGTGGAAAGGTTAAAATTCTTTTCATCAAGGGTGTATCGCCGAAAAAACCATGCAGATGATTTTTAAAGGTTTCAACATTCCATTCAGAAATAGTGTGAGATTTAATATCGGGAAAGTTTTTATCAACATACATCGCAATAGGATAAAGAAATCCACAGAAAGCATAAGCTATCCGCCACCCCCAGTGTCCCAATTCCTGCGCGGGAAAAACCAAACGAGTTATTAGAATCAGAGCGATCGCACTTACATACCCAGCAGGCGCTGACATCTGAAGTAGCGATGTGAATTTCCCTTTTTCATTATCTGGAGAAAGTTGATAAAGGTAAATCAATCCCAGTGTTGAAGCGCCACCCATAAAAAATCCCTGAACCAATCGTAAAACCATCACTAGAGTGACCGCCAGTTTTGGTCCAAGAATATCCACATCGATAAAAATAAAGCTAAACGAAACAATCGCCAAAAATTTAAGTGCGCGAACAAAGGCTAATTTCTTTCCACGCAAGTCGGAAAGAGCCCCGTAATACATGCCGCCAATGGGGCGAAGAATGAATCCACCCGCATAACTCAAGGAAGAGGCGATGATACCAATATCCCCAGTATCAAGCTGCCCTTTGGAAATTTCTAAAAAGTAAATACCTGTCACATAGTAGGCGTAATAGGAAATAAGTGTAGCAAAGCAGGAAAATCCCGCAATGTCCCACAAACCGGTATGTCCACCTGACGTGAGGTTGCTTTCTTGTTTCACCAAGATATTAAAAAGTGATTATCAAGAAATTGAAAAGACTAATGAGAAATCAAAAGGATCTATGTTAAAAAACCGCGGGCAAAAGAACGCTGTTTGCTTTGACGATTAAGCGGGGATTGTAGTTACCAACTTCATTCATTGCGGCTCTAGAAAACTGTCGTCTAATTTCGCGAATGTCAGGCTTGCGCTCGCCCATGCGTCCTTGGCACTGTTGATCCAATTCCCAACACAAACGAACTAACATTGCTTCTTCTAAAAGTTTGTCGGCTCTGGGGCGACGCGGGAAACCTTTTTGGTCAACACGCTCATGGCTCTGTAAAATAATTTCTTTAATATTATTAGATAACGGAAGACGACGGGCTAGACATTGATTTAAGCTAAAGATCGGATGTTTTTGATATTCCATTCGCTCTTCAGCATTCATTTCATGGGTTCTATTTGTTCGCAACTTTGCTGCAACGGAAGGACTTAATTCCAAATACCCAATATCAGCAAGCAACGCACCAATCATCACTTCTGTTGGAGATCCCACCTTTAATGTCGCACTCATAAATCCAGCATAGGCGGCAACTGCCGGAGCTCTTTCAATGGAACCATAATCCCCAACAGCAGAACTGCTGATAATGTACCAAGGGTCTTCTAAATCTAATAATGACGAAAGAAGATCAGCAGAGAACTTTTCACAGTGGGAATAAAGCTCTTTCCCTTTAGCAAAAGTTGCCGGGGTGCTGCGATCAGAAACAAGAAGTGCAAGACTTAAAAACGACTCATTCAATTGACGGAATTTTTGCCTAGATTTTTGTAAAGCCTCGGCACTGTCTTTTGCGACATAACCAGAAGTGTATTCCTGCCACAAATCCAAGCTTTCTCGTTGCACGTAAAGATCTCCGGCATTTGAAAACTTCGTTAAGAAATCTTTAGTTAACATTGAGTTTGTATTGAAGACTTTCAAGAAGCGACGATTCAAAGGCATGAAGTGATAAAGCGGAAATGTCGGGGTGGTGCCCTCAACCAGATCCATTGTCTTCACCGGCACAAATACCGATTTGATCACCTGACTAAGTACGAATTCAGGTTTACTTGAATCATAGTATTCTTGTTGCGTGATAATACGTGAAGCGCCTGCTGAAATTGCCATATCCATTTCTTCAGTGCTCATTTTATTGCAGACGACCAGAATATAACTTGCTGGCGAAACCTGGCGAGCAACGTGCAAGGTGCCAGTAATATCTTTGATATCTTGAGGTTTGCAGAAATCAAAAAGAAGACAGGAAACATTCTTGAACAAATTGGATTCCATGAAAAATGCTTCATCGCTGGGATAGGTCATGCATTCAAAAGTAAAAAGACTTCCGACAAGCTCAGCTCGTTGTCGAAAGACGTTACTTTCTGAAATGATCGCAAGATCCAATGTGCGCATGCAAATTCCTCTTAACATTAATATTAGTATTACTAAGTTAGTTCCTAAAGGTCCTGGAGGACTAAAGGCCTACATTTTTCTGCTTTTTAACAAAAATAAATAAGAAATAAATTAACTAAAGATAGGTGAGTTGCGAGGTTGAAGCACACCCAAAGTCTTGCTTAAGAATTCGGGGGAGTAGTTGCCTTTTTCTTTCATCGCCGAGTGGGCAAGATCTTCCTTCAACGTTGCAATCTCGGCGCGAATAGCGCCAAAACGAATTTGGCTTTTTGAATCAAGTTCCCAACACAGTCGCACCAGCATCGCTTCTTCAGCAATTTTATCAGCACGAACTTTGTGGGGGAATCCTGTCTGATCGGTGCGCTCGTGGGATTGCAAAATGATGGATTTGATAGAGTCAGACAGTGGCAGCTTGCGATTAAGACATTGATTCAAACTAAAAATAGGATGCTTTCTATATTCCATCAACTCTTCGGCATTAAGACCCTGAATATCGTTGTTACGAATTTTAAAGGTTGTTGAGGGACTTAAATCTAAATACCCAATATCGGCAAGCAGGGCGCCGATCATGACTTCTTCAGGATCACCAATCTTAGCTTGAAGACTTAACAGCCCCGCATAAGCTGCGATGGCTGGGGCGCGTTCTAACGAGCCGAAATCTCCGATCGAAGAATTATTAACGATAGTCCAAGGATCTGAAATTCCTTTAAGCGCGGTAAGTAGTTCACCACAAAGTTCGCGCACATTTTCATACAATTGGCGACCTTTGTTAAAAGAAGTTCCGGAACTTTGATCTCCGATAAGCAACGTTAAAATAGTAAAGGAATGATTCAGTTGCAAAAATCTTAAGCGGCACAGGCGCGCCACGGAAAGTTCGTCTTCTTTAGCAAGGTTTGTAGAATACTTCACCCAAGCATTAAAGGATTCCCGTCTTA
This is a stretch of genomic DNA from Bdellovibrio reynosensis. It encodes these proteins:
- the nuoL gene encoding NADH-quinone oxidoreductase subunit L, translating into MALVILTPFVGFLINGLRYKKHSANLAGTIATIAVGISFICSIILVADLISLPEETRKIAVSFFDWMAIDKLKVSAGFVIDQISAIMILVITGVGTLIHLFSIGYMHHDKGAAKYFSYLNLFIFNMLLLVLGDNLLVMFVGWEGVGLCSYLLIGFWFTDKEKAAAGMKAFVTNRIGDAAFLLGMFVLFLTFGTLNFAELNALAPTTVEASWLGAATLGTLFLFIGATGKSAQIPLYVWLPDAMAGPTPVSALIHAATMVTAGVYMIVRLNPMFMAAPNTMMVIAIIGAATAVFAATIGITQNDIKKVLAYSTVSQLGYMFLACGVGAFGAAMFHLMTHAFFKALMFLGSGSVIHAMHEEQDIRKMGGLKKYLPITHLTFFLGWLAIIGMPPFAGFFSKDEILAYAFNSPLGSPVLWAMGAIGATLTAFYMTRLMALTFWGKSRVPSDIHPHESPALMLIPLIVLGVLSVIGGWIGIPHVIGEYLGHIPNVWEHWLHPLIKPIPGFHHLDAVTEFTLMGISVTLAAISAAVAYHFYVRSPETPNRVAEKIKPIYNVVYHKYFVDEGYFAFIINPLVNISRNTWYYVDVNFIDKMTYLAGDLVRGMGSFARSIQTGNMQQYAMYIGIGVVVALSFVIMR
- a CDS encoding complex I subunit 4 family protein, with translation MILSSLVFLPLLFALLVMVWPKSNTVRHLALGLSVIEFLLSLAIFRQYDANSAGLQMVEQFMWIERFGIQYFMGIDGISLWLVLLTTFLTPIIILASWSSITERVKGFHAAMFVLQTAMIGTFLALDAVFFYVFWELSLVPMYFMVGIWGGARRIYATVKFFIYTFAGSVMMLVAIIYMMYLTQEATGQMSASLLDFYKLQIPFVGGTFFSLQTLLFFAFALAFAIKVPVFPLHTWLPDAHVEAPTPGSVILAGVMLKMGTYGFMRWVIPLFPEASEYWAWLFMLIGAVGIIYGALVAMVQPDVKKLVAYSSVSHMGYILLGLFAFNAYGMAGGLYQMLNHGISTGALFILIGMIYERTHSREISKYGGLASALPLFTIFFFIITLSSIAVPMTNGFVGEFLILLGTFQAQPEFAYFAVTGVVLGAVYMLWMFKRVFFGEKGELVADEHHPLHDLNAREIAVLVPLVVMVFWMGLFPNHFLDFSKASIDHLVNNRTNYNLTIVEPGTAASTQAAQGGN
- a CDS encoding NADH-quinone oxidoreductase subunit N yields the protein MNAATIGLSDILLVSPMLALFLVSLIPITAKVLRNNREQHPLVTLSQALIGIVIAIGLLIVFGGGGKTAFNNGLIFDGVTQWMGIIALASAGAGMVMMYENPSTTGKQFSELIFLAMSSAIGMLILVSAVDLLMVFIGLELMSLALYLMIGMSHEEKLSKEASLKYFILGSFASAIFLYGVAFIFGSTGGTNILNFMETAAELVQSSRMFLFGMTFVILGFCFKVSIFPFHAWTPDVYQGSPTPHTAFMATAVKTVSFAAFLRVIATKSLVGSDHLFDILQWLAVLTMIVGNAAAIMQNNLKRMIAYSSVAHSGYLLIGVITAGVSDSGAFGASGVIFYLLGYGLMTIGALAIASMLEKSENHIINIDDLSGFAKQRPMLALCLTVFLLSLAGIPPTLGFFGKFYLFNAAIGEGLLWLAVWGMLSSVIAVYYYLRPIVVMYMKEGNAEIAGHSLNATTVTAVVMALAIVLMGFVSGPIFAAVEASLL
- a CDS encoding patatin-like phospholipase family protein translates to MVRIRDKKKIALVLSGGGIKAAAFHIGVCLALQEKGFKFAGGTKEMVRQNTNENDPMTIRLYVGSSAGAFVASILAAGYSVESLVNAFQVGSGTSPTFEKSDLRYLKPISYRDIFNLNSSGLLKFIPRTLMEKALVTGGFESLLKNGLKLNGLFSTKGMESYLRKEVLLDNDFSRLGVELYVIGTQLNHSRKAIFGNFPESYKTETTKYINYATISDAVACSTALPPVFAPYGIKRPDGKEFFYYDGEIRDTLSTHVAADNGADLVISSFSIQPYHYTKEMGSLHDYGIPLIANQALYQVVQQKIARHIQYKNDIKGIYNAVDGYFKQMNLPSEHREKLLEIIRARVNYRPEVDYIYISPRPQNYEMFFVDHFSLSPEILARIVRIGFKSGISAMRHYDL
- a CDS encoding MFS transporter, which produces MKQESNLTSGGHTGLWDIAGFSCFATLISYYAYYVTGIYFLEISKGQLDTGDIGIIASSLSYAGGFILRPIGGMYYGALSDLRGKKLAFVRALKFLAIVSFSFIFIDVDILGPKLAVTLVMVLRLVQGFFMGGASTLGLIYLYQLSPDNEKGKFTSLLQMSAPAGYVSAIALILITRLVFPAQELGHWGWRIAYAFCGFLYPIAMYVDKNFPDIKSHTISEWNVETFKNHLHGFFGDTPLMKRILTFPLLVTASAGVMFFFFIVFRGYFMGPVLKLSTDQSSFIIGISSLLALPFFPVFGWMSDNYGRLKFVFSGIILGALFFIPFFKGLEFTNLVQDRYMEMITLIVIYGILLTLSQASLAALLCDLMPKQYIGLAFGFTYNFGLILLGAVLQTMTTSYFEQTGDIYHGLQITLGVIVVCGILAFFTRPKNSNI
- a CDS encoding HD-GYP domain-containing protein; the protein is MRTLDLAIISESNVFRQRAELVGSLFTFECMTYPSDEAFFMESNLFKNVSCLLFDFCKPQDIKDITGTLHVARQVSPASYILVVCNKMSTEEMDMAISAGASRIITQQEYYDSSKPEFVLSQVIKSVFVPVKTMDLVEGTTPTFPLYHFMPLNRRFLKVFNTNSMLTKDFLTKFSNAGDLYVQRESLDLWQEYTSGYVAKDSAEALQKSRQKFRQLNESFLSLALLVSDRSTPATFAKGKELYSHCEKFSADLLSSLLDLEDPWYIISSSAVGDYGSIERAPAVAAYAGFMSATLKVGSPTEVMIGALLADIGYLELSPSVAAKLRTNRTHEMNAEERMEYQKHPIFSLNQCLARRLPLSNNIKEIILQSHERVDQKGFPRRPRADKLLEEAMLVRLCWELDQQCQGRMGERKPDIREIRRQFSRAAMNEVGNYNPRLIVKANSVLLPAVF
- a CDS encoding HD domain-containing phosphohydrolase; translation: MKVLDLAIVSDNKKFRHRANFLAQDFHFDYKAYSTVDNFFCDETYKLVTCVLLDCSFCKTSDDVLELTRDAKKVAKESYLIIVVGSMFTADTSNAVKEAGASLVLLENEFFSSSKTEFVLSQTIRSAFIPVKTCDLIEGTKVSFPLYHLMPANSRFLKVIKPGMKVRKDFLERYEPIGELYLRRESFNAWVKYSTNLAKEDELSVARLCRLRFLQLNHSFTILTLLIGDQSSGTSFNKGRQLYENVRELCGELLTALKGISDPWTIVNNSSIGDFGSLERAPAIAAYAGLLSLQAKIGDPEEVMIGALLADIGYLDLSPSTTFKIRNNDIQGLNAEELMEYRKHPIFSLNQCLNRKLPLSDSIKSIILQSHERTDQTGFPHKVRADKIAEEAMLVRLCWELDSKSQIRFGAIRAEIATLKEDLAHSAMKEKGNYSPEFLSKTLGVLQPRNSPIFS